The DNA sequence AAGTAAAGCCATAACTTCTTTCTTTAATCAGGTTTTGGTAGATTGTGGTAATTCTAGTCATTTATGTGACTAAAAAACAGCTTTGGATATAGGGATGTCGCTGGGAGACACTATGAAAGGGAAGAAATTGGTTTGGCTTTGGGCCTGTTTGATGTTGTTTGTGGGGGGCGCTCTTGCTGACACATTGAAATTAAAGGAGAATTTTCCCGAAGTTTATGTGGTTAAAAAAGGTGATACCTTATGGGATATATCAGCTTTATATTTACATTCACCTTGGTTGTGGCCGCGTTTATGGCAGTTTAACCCTCAGGTTGAAAACCCTCACTTGATTTACCCTGGCGATCGTTTGTCGCTAATTTATGAAAACGGTGAGCCTCGCTTAGTTCGCAAGCGTATTGTTAAAGTTTCTCCTAAAGTACATGTTGAGGAAAAAGCTAGCCCAATTCCAACTGTGCCATTAGCCGCAATTAGTGCATTTTTAAGTCACGATCATATTGTTGACGAAGATGCCCTTAAAAATGCGCCTTATGTATTGGGTGATAATGATGCGCAATCTCGAATCGCGATTGGTCGAGCGATGTATGTTAGAGGGCAGTCTAAACCCGGTAAGTATTACGGTGTTTATCGTGTTGCCGATAAGTATAGAGATCCTGAGACGAAGGAAGAATTAGGCCAAACCTTAACCTTTATTGCCGTGGCGGTATCTGAACGCCTGCATGAGAATAATATTACTCAGTTCAAAGTCACTCAGGTATTAAACGAGATTAACCAGGGCGATATTTTGTTGGAACTGCCCGACCAAGACCGTCTTCCTGCTTATTTTGTACCTAATAACAAGCAGCTAGACAGCAGTGGCTACATTGTATCGGCCGCTACTGATACCTCGGTAATGAGCCGTTACGACGTGGTTATTATCAACAAAGGTACCCGTGATCAAGTGGCTCCAGGTGATATGTTTGCCATTGCTCAGCCTGGAACGGTGATGATTGATAAGGTTAAGCGTAAATCTTACGAGGAAATGGCCAATCACTTTGACCGTGCGTTTAATAACGAAGAGCAATTAGTGACTTTGCCCAATGAAAAAGTGGGTGAGTTGATGGTGTTTAAAGCTTATGAAAAATTAAGCTACGCCATTATCACCGATAGCAAAGTTATTTTGCGTGAAAACTATCTGGTGGAGAACCTATAGTTGCTACCGAGTTTATCGGTAGTTCAATATCTTCAGCTTGCAGGTGTGCCACGGTTTTCTGTGTCACGCCTGCAGGTGGCTTTAAGCCATTGCTCTATTGAGCAATTATTGGCTGCCGATGATGCACAGTTACAAGCTTGGCAGTTTAGCCCTCAACAAATTTCTGCACTACGCCAACCTAACCAAGCGCGGATTAACGCGGCTTTAACTTGGTTAGAGCAAGAGCATTGCTATGTCATCGGTTGTTTTGACCCCTTGTACCCCGAATGCTTGCGAAACATTCAACGCCCGCCAATGTTGTTATTTGTGCGCGGCAATCCTCAGTTATTAATTAAACCTCAGTTAGCGATAGTGGGCAGTAGACATGCCAGTGTATCGGGGCTTAATCATGCTCAAGGTTTTGCCCTAAAGCTGGCTCAGCAAGGGCTAACGATAACCAGTGGCTTAGCCTTGGGTATTGACGCGGCGGCGCATAAAGGGGCCTTGGCGGCCCGCGCCGATGCCACCATTGCGGTGGTCGCGACTGGGCTAGACAGAGTTTACCCCAAACGCCATCAGCAACTGGCGCATGACATTGTGCAACAAGGCGCTATTGTCAGTGAGTTTTGGCCCGGCACCGCCGCCAAAGCCAACCATTTCCCTCGGCGTAATCGAATTATAAGTGGTTTGAGCCAAGCGGTATTGGTGGTGCAAGCGGGATTACCCAGTGGTTCATTACTTACCGCCAATTACGCTGCCGAACAAAGCCGAGACGTATTTGCTGTGCCAGGGTCAATTGATGACCCCTTACATGCAGGCTGTCATCATTTGATCCAACAAGGCGCTAAACTGGTGACTACGCCGGTCGATATAGTAGAAGAGTTAAGGGGTTTTAATGTTCAAGCTAGCTTGCCTTTATCGGAGGCGGAACAAATTATGCGAGAACAAGATTTGCCTTATCGTCAATTGTTGGATAACGTAGCCTATGAGACAACGTCAATTGATGATTTGGTCTTAAGCACTCAACAACCTGTTGATGCTGTACTGGCTCAGTTAACTGAGCTTGAGATATTGGGTGTTGTGGCCGTTGTGCCAGGTGGTTACGTCAAGCTGAGGAGGAACTAACTATGTTTGATATCCTCATGTATCTATTTGAAACCTACATTCATAGTGATGTAGAGCTATTGATGGATCACGATGAGCTAACAGAAGAGCTTAGCCGTGCTGGATTTCATAAAGAAGAAATTTATAAGGCTTTAGATTGGTTAGAGCAACTTGCTGCGCTACAAGATAGTGATAAGCAACCCTACTTAAACCCTTCTGAAATTCCGTCTTTGCGCATTTACACGGCGCCAGAAATTGCCAAACTGGACGTATCTTGTCGTGGCTTTCTATTGTTTTTAGAGCAAATGAAAGTGTTAAATGCAGAAACTCGCGAAATGGTAATTGATCGAATAATGGAGCTAGATGGGCCAGAACTCGAGTTGGAAGATTTAAAATGGATCATTTTAATGGTGCTATTTAATGTTCCCGGTAGTGAGTCGGCTTATCAGCAAATGGAAGAGCTGTTATTTGATTTAGGTGACGGGCCCTTACACTAAAAAGGTCTAGAGCTTTATTTGTGGTTACACCGCCTAATGGCGGTGTAGCTAAAGCGTAGTGTTTGTAAAATAGACTGCCATTCGATTTTCCCCCACATCTTTAGTTTTTTTAATTGCCATCTACTGGTATCTAATCAATGCGTGTTAAGCGTCGATTTTGTTATGCTTAGCTCAGTTGAATGAGGTGTTACCATGTCAAAGATAGATCCTAAGCTATTTTCTGCTCACGAACATGCTTTAGAAAAAGAATATGACGTTTGCCCTAAATGTGGTGGCGAGTTGCAGCACCGGAACAGTAAGTCAGGCCCTTTTTTAGGGTGTAGCCAGTATCCAAGCTGCGATTATAGTCGTGCCCTGCATCAGCAGGATCACTCGCTAGATAAAGTATTGCCAGGCACCACATGCCCTGAATGCGGTAAGGAGCTTATGCTGCGCCAAGGTCGCTATGGGATGTTTATTGGTTGTAGTGGCTTTCCGAGTTGCCAACACATTGAGTCAGCCCAACCACAGGCTGAAAGCGCACCTGAGATAAGTTGTCCGTCGTGTAATAAAGGCTTGCTGGCTTCGCGTCAGTCACGTTTTGGTAAAACCTTTTACGCTTGTAATGCTTATCCTAAATGTTCCTATGCGGTGAATGACCAACCGGTCGCTAAACCTTGCCCCGATTGCGGTTGGAAATTACTGGTACTGAAGAAAACGGCAGCCGGTAAGCGAGAAGTGTGTCCGCAAAAAAGTTGTCGTTATAAGAGTGCACCGCTGGTAGAGAGCTAAGCGAGCGACTTTCAGCAAGCAAATAAAAAAGGAGAATGAATATTCTCCTTTTTTGTTACCGAGCCGCCGAGTTAAGCCTCTACGTCTAACTCTTTTAGCTTACGTGTCAGCGTGTTGCGACCCCATCCTAGTAAACGTGCAGCTTCTTGTTTATGACCGTGAGTGTGTTCCAATGCGGTTGTAAGCATGATTCGTTCAAAGTCGGGCATAGCTTCACCTAGAATATCAATTTGACCCGATACCAGTTGCTGTGACACCCAGCTTTTTAATAGCGAGCGCCAGTTCCCTTCAGCGCTGTCTTCTTGCTCGGTGGTGACGGGCTTGCTAAGTTCTGGCGGCAAGTCATTCGGCAGTACTTCCTGACCACTTGCCATCACCGTTAGCCAACGACAAACGTTTTCTAACTGCCGAACATTACCAGGCCAAGCTAATTGCATCATGAAACGCTGGGTATCTTTGTGCAGTAACTTACTTTCTACATTTAGTTCTTTGGCCGCTTGGCTTAAAAAGTGATTGGCTAGCGCTGGAATATCTTCTCGGCGTTCACACAGTGACGGAAGATGAATGCGAATTACATTTAGGCGGTGAAATAAGTCTTCACGAAAATCACCTTCGGCGACCTTTTTCTCAAGATTCTGGTGAGTCGCGGCAATGATTCTTACATCAACTTGTACTGGTGAATGCCCCCCTACTCGATAAAATTGCCCGTCAGCTAAGACCCGTAATAAGCGGGTTTGAATGTCTAAAGGCATATCGCCGATTTCGTCTAAGAATAAGGTGCCGCCGTTGGCTTGCTCGAAACGACCATGACGGATGTTATTCGCCCCAGTAAACGCCCCTTTTTCATGACCGAATAGTTCTGATTCGATCAGATCTTTGGGAATGGCCGCCATATTGAGCGCAATAAAACTGCCACTAGCGCGTGGGCTATGTTTGTGCAGTGCATGTGCCACTAATTCTTTACCGGTACCCGATTGACCATTAATTAGCACCGAAATACTCGAGCGAGACAAGCGACCAATGGCGCGGAAAACTTCCTGCATCGCAGGCGCTTCGCCAATAATTTCGGGGGCCGGTGAGCTAGGCTTATTATTACCCTTATTGCCTTTTTGTTCGCGAGACACAGCCACGGCGCGTTCGGTTAAGGCGACCGCTTCGTCAATGTCGAAGGGTTTGGGTAGGTATTCAAAAGCGCCGCGTTGGTAGGCGTTTACCGCTGAGTCTAGATCTGAATGGGCGGTCATAATAATTACCGGCATATCAGGGTGATGGGCTTGAATTTTTTCAAGTAGAGTTAAGCCATCCATGCCAGGCATACGAATGTCTGATATCACCACATCTGGCTGCTCATAATCCAATTGCTGTAGCATCATTTCACCATCGGCAAAACTTAGGCAATCATAATTTGCTGTTTTTAAGGCTTTTTCTAGCACCCACCGAATAGAACTATCGTCATCGACGACCCATACTGTTGCTGCCATGTTAATACATCCTTAACGTCTTAATGGAAGATGAATGGTGAACTCGGTATGACCCGGCCAACTGGCGCATTCTATCTTGCCTTTATGCTGATTTATTAAATTTTGAGCGATCGATAAACCTAGACCGGTACCCCCTTCGCGGCCAGTAACCATGGGGTAAAATAGCGTGTCTAATAGCTCAGTGGGAATTCCTGGTCCGTTATCTATTATTTTTATTTCTGCTGCTAACCTGAAACGTTGGCCTGCGATAGTCGCTTGATGGGCGGTACGGGTAATGATGTCTATTCTTCCCCCTTTACTGGCCAAGGCTTGTGTCGCATTTTGTACAATATTAAGGAAAGCTTGTAATAGTTGCTCGTGGTCCATTTCAAAATCGGGAATGCTGGGGTCGTAGTCCCGTTCAACCACGATACCTTTGGGTAAATCTAAGTTTACTAATTGGCGAACCTTCTCTAGCACCGAATGTACGTTATGCATTTCATGTAAGCCTGGCCGTTGTGGACCCAATAAACGATCTACTAGCTTTCTTAGACGGTCGGCTTGTTCAATAATGATACCGGTGAACTCTTTCAGCTCTGGGTTAACCAATTCTTTTTCTAATAGCTGCGCCGCGCCGCGTAAGCCCCCTAAGGGATTCTTTATCTCGTGGGCTAAGCCACGAACTAATTCTTTGGCGGCCTGCTGCTGGGCATGCTGGTAAAGTTCTTGGGATATTTTCTTCTGTTGACCGATGGCGCGCATTTCTAACATTAATAAGTAGCTGCGCTCATGTTGAATTCGAGTAGCGGATAGCTCTACAAGTACGTGATGACTATCGAATACTAAGGTGACTTCATTGTCGGTAAAGCTTTGACCCGAGCTGCATACGCTGTCTAATTTACTTAAGTCTAAAGAGCTATGTTTCACTTGAAATGCTAATGGTTCATCAATTAAACGTTTAGCGCTTTGCCCCAACAGTTGCTCTGCTGTTGCATTGACGTATTGAATCTTGAGGCCAGCATCAAGTAATACAATGGCGGTTACTTGGTTTTCTAGCACTAAACGCTCGAGCCCTGAAATCTCTAACACCACTCTCTCCTGAAAAGGTTGCACCAATACGGTGCCTCTGCACTGAGTTTACCCTTATGCAGCAGAGAGAAACAACTTATCCTCCAGCTGCAGCGCCATTTGCATTAGCACGGTGCAGAAATACGGTTATTGGATTAGATGATGCAAGTTTCTTGCCTGAACTATCAACAAGCTGCACTTGAATGGTATGTGCACCACGATCGATATTGGTGAGTTGGAAATAACCCACATTGGTGATTTGTCCTTGAGGCACGCCGTCTAGCACCAATTTGTAGCCCATTCCGTTTAGTGGCACCGGATTGGCGCTGGCACTAATGGATATTTTGCCTTCATTATCACGAATTGTTTGCTCATGACTGGGGCTGGTAATACTCACTTGGTATTTAATCGGCTTTTCCGCTTTTTTCAGCGGCGCGCGTG is a window from the Agarivorans sp. TSD2052 genome containing:
- a CDS encoding LysM peptidoglycan-binding domain-containing protein, whose product is MKGKKLVWLWACLMLFVGGALADTLKLKENFPEVYVVKKGDTLWDISALYLHSPWLWPRLWQFNPQVENPHLIYPGDRLSLIYENGEPRLVRKRIVKVSPKVHVEEKASPIPTVPLAAISAFLSHDHIVDEDALKNAPYVLGDNDAQSRIAIGRAMYVRGQSKPGKYYGVYRVADKYRDPETKEELGQTLTFIAVAVSERLHENNITQFKVTQVLNEINQGDILLELPDQDRLPAYFVPNNKQLDSSGYIVSAATDTSVMSRYDVVIINKGTRDQVAPGDMFAIAQPGTVMIDKVKRKSYEEMANHFDRAFNNEEQLVTLPNEKVGELMVFKAYEKLSYAIITDSKVILRENYLVENL
- the dprA gene encoding DNA-processing protein DprA is translated as MLPSLSVVQYLQLAGVPRFSVSRLQVALSHCSIEQLLAADDAQLQAWQFSPQQISALRQPNQARINAALTWLEQEHCYVIGCFDPLYPECLRNIQRPPMLLFVRGNPQLLIKPQLAIVGSRHASVSGLNHAQGFALKLAQQGLTITSGLALGIDAAAHKGALAARADATIAVVATGLDRVYPKRHQQLAHDIVQQGAIVSEFWPGTAAKANHFPRRNRIISGLSQAVLVVQAGLPSGSLLTANYAAEQSRDVFAVPGSIDDPLHAGCHHLIQQGAKLVTTPVDIVEELRGFNVQASLPLSEAEQIMREQDLPYRQLLDNVAYETTSIDDLVLSTQQPVDAVLAQLTELEILGVVAVVPGGYVKLRRN
- a CDS encoding DUF494 family protein: MFDILMYLFETYIHSDVELLMDHDELTEELSRAGFHKEEIYKALDWLEQLAALQDSDKQPYLNPSEIPSLRIYTAPEIAKLDVSCRGFLLFLEQMKVLNAETREMVIDRIMELDGPELELEDLKWIILMVLFNVPGSESAYQQMEELLFDLGDGPLH
- a CDS encoding DNA topoisomerase family protein; protein product: MSKIDPKLFSAHEHALEKEYDVCPKCGGELQHRNSKSGPFLGCSQYPSCDYSRALHQQDHSLDKVLPGTTCPECGKELMLRQGRYGMFIGCSGFPSCQHIESAQPQAESAPEISCPSCNKGLLASRQSRFGKTFYACNAYPKCSYAVNDQPVAKPCPDCGWKLLVLKKTAAGKREVCPQKSCRYKSAPLVES
- the glnG gene encoding nitrogen regulation protein NR(I), with the protein product MAATVWVVDDDSSIRWVLEKALKTANYDCLSFADGEMMLQQLDYEQPDVVISDIRMPGMDGLTLLEKIQAHHPDMPVIIMTAHSDLDSAVNAYQRGAFEYLPKPFDIDEAVALTERAVAVSREQKGNKGNNKPSSPAPEIIGEAPAMQEVFRAIGRLSRSSISVLINGQSGTGKELVAHALHKHSPRASGSFIALNMAAIPKDLIESELFGHEKGAFTGANNIRHGRFEQANGGTLFLDEIGDMPLDIQTRLLRVLADGQFYRVGGHSPVQVDVRIIAATHQNLEKKVAEGDFREDLFHRLNVIRIHLPSLCERREDIPALANHFLSQAAKELNVESKLLHKDTQRFMMQLAWPGNVRQLENVCRWLTVMASGQEVLPNDLPPELSKPVTTEQEDSAEGNWRSLLKSWVSQQLVSGQIDILGEAMPDFERIMLTTALEHTHGHKQEAARLLGWGRNTLTRKLKELDVEA
- the glnL gene encoding nitrogen regulation protein NR(II), with the translated sequence MLEISGLERLVLENQVTAIVLLDAGLKIQYVNATAEQLLGQSAKRLIDEPLAFQVKHSSLDLSKLDSVCSSGQSFTDNEVTLVFDSHHVLVELSATRIQHERSYLLMLEMRAIGQQKKISQELYQHAQQQAAKELVRGLAHEIKNPLGGLRGAAQLLEKELVNPELKEFTGIIIEQADRLRKLVDRLLGPQRPGLHEMHNVHSVLEKVRQLVNLDLPKGIVVERDYDPSIPDFEMDHEQLLQAFLNIVQNATQALASKGGRIDIITRTAHQATIAGQRFRLAAEIKIIDNGPGIPTELLDTLFYPMVTGREGGTGLGLSIAQNLINQHKGKIECASWPGHTEFTIHLPLRR
- a CDS encoding DUF4124 domain-containing protein; translation: MSKWFAIFLMAGLGLINAHAANTVYQWVDKDGVTHFSDRPQTGAKELKVDVAPPATNGPLVTPRAPLKKAEKPIKYQVSITSPSHEQTIRDNEGKISISASANPVPLNGMGYKLVLDGVPQGQITNVGYFQLTNIDRGAHTIQVQLVDSSGKKLASSNPITVFLHRANANGAAAGG